From the genome of Lotus japonicus ecotype B-129 chromosome 6, LjGifu_v1.2, one region includes:
- the LOC130726194 gene encoding protein C2-DOMAIN ABA-RELATED 4-like isoform X2, translating to MVLKLGLSCSHPLWGQASCLIKLKTRVVKKNLNPEWNDDLTLSIVDHRDTIKLFVYDKDLFSLDDKMGDAEFEIGPFIEVVKMRLQGLPDGTIVTRVQPSRQNCLAEESHIVWKDGKVVQNMVLRLRNVESGEVVLQLRWIDIPGSRGV from the exons ATGGTTCTAAAACTTGGTTTAAGCTGCTCTCATCCACTGTGGGGCCAGGCCAGCTGTTTGATA AAGCTGAAGACTCGGGTAGTGAAGAAGAATCTAAATCCTGAGTGGAATGATGATTTGACTTTATCCATTGTAGATCATCGTGACACAATCAAACTA TTTGTGTATGACAAGGACCTATTCAGCTTGGATGACAAAATGGGGGATGCTGAGTTTGAGATTGGTCCATTTATCGAAGTGGTGAAGATGCGGTTGCAAGGTCTCCCTGATGGCACCATAGTTACCAGAGTGCAACCTAGCAGACAAAATTGCTTAGCTGAGGAGAGTCACATTGTGTGGAAGGATGGGAAAGTTGTCCAAAACATGGTTCTGAGACTTAGAAATGTTGAGTCTGGGGAAGTGGTGCTTCAGTTGCGATGGATTGACATTCCTGGTTCAAGGGGTGTCTAG
- the LOC130726194 gene encoding protein C2-DOMAIN ABA-RELATED 4-like isoform X1 codes for MENLLGLLRVHVERGISLAVRDVVSSDPYVVIKLGHQKLKTRVVKKNLNPEWNDDLTLSIVDHRDTIKLFVYDKDLFSLDDKMGDAEFEIGPFIEVVKMRLQGLPDGTIVTRVQPSRQNCLAEESHIVWKDGKVVQNMVLRLRNVESGEVVLQLRWIDIPGSRGV; via the exons ATGGAGAACTTGTTGGGTCTGCTCAGAGTTCATGTGGAAAGAGGGATCAGTCTTGCTGTGAGGGATGTTGTGAGCAGCGACCCTTATGTTGTCATCAAGTTGGGTCACCAG AAGCTGAAGACTCGGGTAGTGAAGAAGAATCTAAATCCTGAGTGGAATGATGATTTGACTTTATCCATTGTAGATCATCGTGACACAATCAAACTA TTTGTGTATGACAAGGACCTATTCAGCTTGGATGACAAAATGGGGGATGCTGAGTTTGAGATTGGTCCATTTATCGAAGTGGTGAAGATGCGGTTGCAAGGTCTCCCTGATGGCACCATAGTTACCAGAGTGCAACCTAGCAGACAAAATTGCTTAGCTGAGGAGAGTCACATTGTGTGGAAGGATGGGAAAGTTGTCCAAAACATGGTTCTGAGACTTAGAAATGTTGAGTCTGGGGAAGTGGTGCTTCAGTTGCGATGGATTGACATTCCTGGTTCAAGGGGTGTCTAG